From the genome of Azospirillum brasilense, one region includes:
- a CDS encoding usg protein, with translation MASLGLQLRDYRLTTAEILYHMPDHPHLLQSYLWQELDLAPGYPVLRRFLDFWQANLDGRLHSVKLATHRLITPGEARAVAAEFRWI, from the coding sequence ATGGCCAGTCTGGGGCTTCAGCTTCGCGATTACCGCCTGACCACGGCGGAGATTCTGTACCACATGCCGGACCACCCGCACCTGCTGCAGAGCTATCTCTGGCAGGAGTTGGACCTCGCCCCCGGCTACCCGGTGCTGCGCCGGTTCCTGGATTTCTGGCAGGCCAACCTGGACGGCAGGCTGCATTCGGTGAAGCTGGCGACCCACCGCCTGATCACACCGGGGGAGGCCCGCGCGGTGGCCGCGGAATTCCGCTGGATCTGA
- a CDS encoding lysozyme yields the protein MTTPVCEEAVNLVKHFEGLYLKAYLCPAGVPTIGYGHTAGVELGQSISSAQADDLLKSDLTSAAAQVDKLVTVALNPNQRGALASFVFNLGAGSLQCSTLLRLLNQGDYEGAAGQFSRWVYATVNGVKTQLPGLVKRRAAEADLFESSTEPLPQAAVSTATGA from the coding sequence ATGACGACGCCGGTTTGCGAAGAAGCGGTCAACCTTGTTAAGCATTTCGAGGGTCTTTACCTCAAGGCCTACCTGTGTCCGGCGGGGGTGCCAACCATCGGCTACGGCCACACCGCCGGGGTCGAACTGGGGCAGAGCATCTCCTCCGCCCAGGCCGACGACCTGCTGAAGTCGGACCTGACCTCCGCCGCCGCCCAGGTGGACAAGCTGGTCACCGTCGCGCTGAACCCGAATCAGCGCGGCGCGCTGGCCTCTTTCGTGTTCAACCTGGGGGCCGGCAGCCTGCAATGCTCGACCCTGCTGCGCCTGCTGAACCAGGGCGACTACGAGGGCGCCGCCGGCCAGTTCAGCCGCTGGGTCTACGCCACGGTCAACGGCGTCAAGACGCAGCTTCCGGGTCTGGTGAAGCGCCGCGCCGCCGAGGCCGACCTGTTCGAAAGCTCCACCGAGCCGCTGCCCCAGGCGGCGGTCAGCACCGCGACGGGTGCGTGA
- a CDS encoding COX15/CtaA family protein has product MTDITAPALAGKDVRDPASTRPIAYWLLVCCAMVFAMAVIGAITRLTESGLSMVEWKPLIGILPPLSEAEWNRVFGLYQTTPEFRIYNSAMDLAAFKQIFWWEWFHRFWGQLIGFVFLIPFLRFWVNGRIPADLWPKLAGLFLLGGFQGVIGWYMVKSGLVDRPDVSHYRLALHLGTAIVIYGLLLRTALGILDPLPLAGWATESGRLRKHARWALGLTGVTIVWGAFVAGTDAGLAYNTFPLMAGHVIPPEVANLTPWWINFFENTAAIQLTHRVLALLTGLVVLGLALRVWVARLPGRAGRVALLSAAMVLVQIGLGIATLLSFVWIPLGAAHQAGAILLVSGLVWLLHELRPVGVPKR; this is encoded by the coding sequence GTGACCGACATCACCGCCCCCGCCCTCGCCGGGAAAGACGTCCGCGACCCCGCCTCCACCCGCCCCATCGCCTATTGGCTTCTCGTCTGCTGCGCGATGGTCTTCGCCATGGCGGTGATCGGCGCCATCACGCGCCTGACCGAATCCGGCCTGTCGATGGTGGAGTGGAAGCCGCTGATCGGCATCCTGCCGCCCTTGTCGGAGGCGGAATGGAACCGCGTCTTCGGCCTCTACCAGACCACGCCGGAGTTCCGCATCTACAATTCGGCGATGGATCTGGCGGCCTTCAAGCAGATCTTCTGGTGGGAATGGTTCCACCGCTTCTGGGGCCAGCTGATCGGCTTCGTCTTCCTGATCCCCTTCCTGCGCTTCTGGGTCAACGGGCGCATCCCCGCCGACCTGTGGCCGAAGCTGGCCGGGCTGTTCCTGCTCGGCGGGTTCCAGGGGGTGATCGGCTGGTACATGGTCAAGAGCGGTCTGGTCGACCGCCCCGACGTCAGCCACTACCGGCTGGCGCTGCATCTCGGCACGGCGATCGTGATCTACGGGCTGCTGCTGCGCACCGCGCTGGGGATTCTCGACCCGCTGCCGCTGGCCGGCTGGGCGACCGAGTCCGGCCGGCTGCGCAAGCACGCGCGCTGGGCCCTGGGGCTGACCGGCGTCACCATCGTCTGGGGCGCCTTCGTCGCCGGGACGGACGCCGGGCTGGCCTACAACACCTTCCCGCTGATGGCCGGCCACGTCATCCCGCCGGAGGTCGCCAACCTGACGCCCTGGTGGATCAACTTTTTCGAGAACACCGCGGCCATCCAGCTGACGCACCGGGTGCTGGCGCTGCTGACCGGGCTGGTGGTTCTGGGGCTGGCCCTGCGGGTGTGGGTGGCCCGCCTGCCCGGCCGCGCCGGGCGGGTGGCGCTGCTGAGCGCAGCGATGGTGCTGGTGCAGATTGGGCTGGGCATCGCCACGCTGCTGAGCTTCGTGTGGATACCGCTGGGCGCCGCCCATCAGGCGGGGGCGATCCTGCTGGTGTCCGGGCTGGTCTGGCTGCTCCACGAACTGCGCCCGGTGGGCGTTCCGAAGCGCTGA
- a CDS encoding pyridine nucleotide-disulfide oxidoreductase has product MADLTLGFGLSFHELYGQDGLARLDRAFLARLSDTDVALANRLLSARAQPDRLEAKAESDLLIALAPHAEDFIGDLFGIRAALDELRARHTELAPLYTAKRLFVQRRAAKAVKPEAVAALDGAELAARLEDWLGGPLTEAAFARQVLAWMEDEAAHADQLDSAAQYAAWAVFSEAGRARHGGGVLFQVPHRTDPQRLVPVETVERHGVTMMRLPEIRLPGGACRERQGFHLTDPGTDLAGALDEANYCIWCHNQGKDSCSKGLRDRKTGEFQKSAFGVALAGCPLEEKISEMHALKAEGVPIGALAVVVVDNPMCAATGHRICNDCMKACIYQKQEPVDIPQAETRTLKDVLELPWGFEIYSLLTRWNPLDLRRPLMRPDSGFKVLVAGLGPAGFTLAHHLMNDGHTVVGIDGLKIEPLPADLSGVLPSGTRVPFRPIRDVRDLYDRLDERVMAGFGGVAEYGITVRWNKNFLKVIRLLLERRARMTIIGGVRFGGTLTIDGALELGFDHIALCMGAGKPTVVPMANGLARGVRQASDFLMGLQLTGAAKPDSIANLQVRLPIVVIGGGLTAIDTATEALAYYPVQVEKFLSRYEILAAERGEATVRARWTPDEAELADEFLAHARAIRAERLAAGDEGREPRVTALLQSWGGSTIAYRRRLIDSPSYTLNHEEVAHGLAEGIRFLECAAPRGVEIDGSGAAQAIHLAISPVGPDGVVAPAAVDARLPARTILVAAGTQPNTVLAREEPDWVELDGRCFRAIDEDGRPVTPERQAKPAQAHVLMARAPDGRFLSFFGDLHPSFAGNVVKAMGGAKRGYPVVSRALARRAPSSVTPEALVRRLNAELRPLVHSVTRLTPTIVEVVVKAPAAARRFEPGQFYRLQNFETLAQRIGRTTLAMEGLALTGAWVDKEAGLLSLIVLEMGGSSDLCALLKPGDPVVVMGPTGAPTEIPEGETVALVGGGLGNAVLFSIGQACRARGNRVVYFAGYKRMGDRYKTEQIEAAADRVVWCCDEAPGFTPSRPGDRTFVGNIVEAMRAYAAGELGPADIPLETVDRIVAIGSDRMMAAVGAARHGALKPHLKPGHAAIGSINSPMQCMMKEICAQCLQRHTDPATGEETVVFSCFNQDQSLDRVDFANLNQRLRQNAVQEKLTAQWIDRGLRLTGQRKG; this is encoded by the coding sequence ATGGCGGACCTCACCCTCGGCTTCGGCCTGTCGTTCCACGAGCTTTACGGGCAGGACGGGCTGGCCCGGCTCGACCGCGCCTTCCTCGCCCGGCTGTCCGACACGGACGTGGCGCTCGCCAACCGGCTGCTCTCCGCCCGCGCCCAGCCCGACCGGCTGGAGGCCAAGGCGGAAAGCGACCTGCTGATTGCGCTCGCCCCCCACGCCGAGGATTTCATCGGCGATCTGTTCGGTATCCGCGCCGCGCTCGATGAGCTGCGCGCCCGCCACACGGAGCTGGCGCCGCTCTACACCGCCAAGCGCCTGTTCGTTCAGCGCCGCGCCGCCAAGGCGGTGAAGCCGGAGGCGGTCGCCGCCCTCGACGGGGCGGAGCTGGCCGCGCGGCTGGAGGACTGGCTGGGCGGCCCGCTGACCGAGGCCGCCTTCGCCCGGCAGGTGCTGGCCTGGATGGAGGACGAGGCCGCCCACGCCGACCAGCTCGACAGCGCCGCCCAGTACGCCGCCTGGGCCGTCTTCAGCGAGGCCGGGCGCGCCCGGCACGGCGGCGGCGTGCTGTTCCAGGTGCCGCACCGCACCGACCCGCAGCGTCTCGTTCCCGTAGAGACGGTGGAGCGGCACGGCGTCACCATGATGCGCCTGCCCGAGATACGCTTGCCCGGCGGCGCGTGCCGCGAGCGCCAGGGCTTCCACCTGACCGACCCCGGCACCGATCTGGCCGGGGCGCTGGACGAGGCCAACTACTGCATCTGGTGCCACAACCAGGGCAAGGACAGCTGTTCCAAGGGGCTGCGCGACCGCAAGACCGGCGAGTTCCAGAAAAGCGCCTTCGGCGTCGCGCTGGCCGGCTGCCCCTTGGAAGAGAAGATTTCCGAGATGCACGCGCTGAAGGCCGAGGGCGTGCCCATCGGGGCGCTGGCCGTGGTGGTGGTCGACAACCCGATGTGCGCGGCCACCGGCCACCGCATCTGCAACGACTGCATGAAGGCCTGCATCTACCAGAAACAGGAACCGGTGGACATCCCGCAGGCGGAGACCCGCACGCTGAAGGACGTGCTGGAGCTGCCCTGGGGCTTCGAGATCTACAGCCTGCTGACCCGCTGGAACCCGCTGGACCTGCGTCGCCCGCTGATGCGGCCGGACAGCGGCTTCAAGGTGCTGGTGGCCGGGCTGGGGCCGGCGGGCTTCACGCTGGCGCACCATCTGATGAACGACGGCCACACGGTGGTCGGCATCGACGGGCTGAAGATCGAGCCGCTGCCCGCCGACCTCTCCGGTGTGCTGCCCAGCGGCACGCGGGTGCCCTTCCGGCCGATCCGCGACGTGCGCGATCTCTACGACCGGCTGGACGAGCGGGTGATGGCCGGCTTCGGCGGGGTGGCCGAATACGGCATCACCGTGCGCTGGAACAAGAATTTCCTGAAGGTGATCCGGCTGCTGCTGGAACGCCGGGCGCGCATGACGATCATCGGCGGGGTGCGCTTCGGCGGCACGCTGACCATCGACGGGGCGCTGGAGCTGGGATTCGACCACATCGCGCTGTGCATGGGGGCGGGCAAGCCGACCGTCGTGCCGATGGCGAACGGGCTGGCCCGCGGGGTGCGGCAGGCCTCGGACTTCCTGATGGGCCTGCAACTGACCGGGGCGGCCAAGCCGGACAGCATCGCCAACCTTCAGGTCCGGCTGCCCATCGTGGTGATCGGCGGCGGGCTGACCGCCATCGACACGGCGACGGAGGCGCTGGCCTATTATCCGGTCCAGGTCGAGAAGTTCCTGTCCCGCTACGAGATCCTGGCGGCCGAGCGGGGGGAGGCGACGGTACGCGCCCGCTGGACGCCCGATGAGGCCGAGCTGGCCGATGAGTTCCTGGCCCACGCCCGCGCCATCCGGGCGGAGCGTCTGGCGGCGGGGGACGAGGGGCGCGAGCCGCGCGTCACCGCGCTGCTGCAATCCTGGGGCGGCTCGACCATCGCCTACCGCCGCCGCCTGATCGACAGCCCCAGCTACACGCTGAACCACGAGGAGGTGGCGCACGGGCTGGCCGAGGGCATCCGCTTCCTGGAATGCGCCGCCCCGCGCGGGGTGGAAATCGACGGATCGGGGGCCGCTCAGGCGATCCATCTGGCGATCAGCCCGGTCGGGCCGGACGGGGTGGTGGCGCCCGCCGCGGTGGACGCGCGACTCCCCGCCCGCACCATCCTGGTCGCCGCAGGCACCCAGCCGAACACCGTCCTGGCCCGCGAGGAGCCGGACTGGGTGGAACTGGACGGGCGCTGCTTCCGCGCCATCGACGAGGACGGCCGGCCGGTGACCCCGGAGCGGCAGGCCAAGCCAGCCCAGGCGCATGTCCTGATGGCCCGGGCGCCCGACGGGCGGTTCCTCAGCTTCTTCGGCGACCTGCACCCGTCCTTCGCCGGCAACGTGGTGAAGGCGATGGGCGGGGCGAAGCGCGGCTATCCGGTGGTCAGCCGCGCGCTGGCCCGCCGGGCGCCCAGCTCCGTGACGCCGGAGGCGCTGGTGCGGCGCCTGAACGCCGAACTGCGGCCCCTGGTGCACAGCGTCACCCGCCTGACCCCGACCATCGTGGAGGTGGTGGTGAAAGCCCCTGCCGCCGCGCGCCGTTTCGAACCCGGACAGTTCTACCGGCTGCAGAATTTCGAAACGCTGGCGCAACGGATCGGCCGGACCACGCTGGCCATGGAAGGTTTGGCCCTGACCGGCGCCTGGGTTGACAAGGAGGCCGGGTTGCTCTCCCTGATCGTGCTGGAGATGGGCGGCTCGTCCGACCTCTGCGCCCTGCTGAAGCCCGGCGACCCGGTGGTGGTGATGGGGCCGACCGGCGCCCCGACCGAGATCCCGGAGGGCGAGACGGTGGCGCTGGTCGGCGGCGGGCTGGGCAACGCCGTGCTGTTCTCCATCGGGCAGGCCTGCCGGGCGCGCGGCAACCGGGTCGTCTACTTCGCCGGCTACAAGCGGATGGGGGACCGTTACAAGACCGAACAGATCGAGGCCGCCGCCGACCGCGTCGTCTGGTGCTGCGACGAGGCGCCGGGCTTCACGCCGTCGCGCCCCGGCGACCGGACCTTCGTCGGCAACATCGTGGAGGCCATGCGCGCTTACGCGGCGGGCGAGTTGGGGCCGGCGGACATCCCCCTGGAAACGGTGGACCGCATCGTCGCCATCGGTTCAGACCGCATGATGGCGGCGGTGGGGGCGGCCCGGCACGGCGCGCTGAAGCCGCACCTGAAGCCCGGCCACGCGGCCATCGGCTCCATCAACTCCCCCATGCAATGCATGATGAAGGAGATCTGCGCCCAGTGCCTGCAACGGCATACCGACCCGGCGACCGGCGAGGAGACGGTGGTCTTCTCCTGCTTCAACCAGGACCAGAGCCTGGACCGCGTGGATTTCGCCAACCTGAACCAGCGGCTGCGCCAAAACGCCGTCCAGGAGAAGCTGACCGCCCAATGGATCGACCGCGGCCTGCGGCTGACCGGCCAGCGGAAGGGGTGA
- a CDS encoding catalase, translating to MADQSKTLTNRQGHPITNNQSQRTVGPRGPATLENYQFLEKISHFDRERIPERVVHARGFVCYGEFEATGKIGDEPASKYTRAKLFGQAGKKTPLAIRFSTVIGGRDSSEVARDPRGFAVKFYTEDGNWDLVGNNLPVFFIRDAIKFPDVIHSLKPDPVTFRQEPNRIFDFMSQTPESMHMLTHLFSPRGIPANYRHMEGFGVNTYKMVNANGDTVLVKYHFHPRCGVASLTAEEAAKVQGQDLGSASKDLYEAIERGDHPQWDMYVQVMEDHDHPELDWDPLDDTKIWPESDFPLRHVGVMTLNRNVEDVFNENEQIAMGTGVLVDGLDFSDDKMLVGRTFSYSDTQRYRVGPNYQQLPINQAKNAPVATNLSGGQMSYQRDLAPGQNPHVNFEPSIHNGLSEAQREEPNNPPEIHGRLTRSVIERRNDYVQARGRYCTMMDWERDDLVLNMGTLLGQCERDVQERMLWHFFLIHDDYGSRVAGMLGMTAADVAGLAPLPKQVLTDEDQKRLKALGRNGDTIDPKAWGQWTGSVKVHRATADEVVKGMPSGVQGGMTSQAAD from the coding sequence ATGGCTGACCAATCGAAGACTCTGACCAACCGTCAGGGCCACCCGATCACCAACAACCAGTCCCAGCGCACCGTGGGCCCCCGCGGTCCGGCGACGCTGGAGAATTACCAGTTCCTGGAGAAGATCTCTCACTTCGACCGCGAGCGCATTCCGGAGCGCGTGGTCCACGCCCGCGGCTTCGTCTGCTACGGCGAATTCGAAGCGACGGGCAAGATCGGCGACGAGCCGGCGTCCAAATACACCCGTGCCAAGCTGTTCGGCCAAGCCGGCAAGAAGACTCCGCTGGCCATCCGCTTCTCCACCGTCATCGGCGGGCGCGACTCGTCGGAGGTGGCGCGCGACCCGCGCGGCTTCGCGGTGAAGTTCTACACCGAGGACGGCAACTGGGATCTCGTCGGCAACAATCTGCCGGTCTTCTTCATCCGCGACGCCATCAAGTTCCCCGACGTCATCCACTCGCTGAAGCCCGATCCGGTGACCTTCCGGCAGGAGCCGAACCGCATCTTCGACTTCATGAGCCAGACGCCCGAATCCATGCACATGCTGACGCATCTGTTCAGCCCGCGGGGGATTCCGGCCAACTACCGGCACATGGAAGGCTTCGGCGTGAACACCTACAAGATGGTGAACGCCAACGGCGACACAGTGCTGGTCAAATACCACTTCCACCCGCGCTGCGGCGTCGCCTCCCTGACGGCGGAGGAAGCGGCGAAGGTGCAGGGGCAGGATCTCGGCTCCGCCTCCAAGGACCTCTACGAGGCCATCGAGCGCGGCGACCACCCGCAGTGGGACATGTATGTTCAGGTCATGGAGGACCATGACCACCCCGAACTGGACTGGGACCCGCTGGACGACACCAAGATCTGGCCGGAGTCGGACTTCCCGCTGCGCCATGTCGGCGTGATGACGCTGAACCGCAACGTCGAGGACGTCTTCAACGAGAACGAACAGATCGCCATGGGCACCGGCGTGCTGGTGGACGGGCTGGACTTCTCCGACGACAAGATGCTGGTCGGGCGGACCTTCTCCTACTCCGACACGCAGCGCTACCGGGTCGGCCCCAACTATCAGCAGTTGCCGATCAACCAGGCCAAGAACGCGCCGGTCGCCACCAACCTGTCGGGCGGGCAGATGTCCTACCAGCGCGATCTGGCGCCGGGGCAGAACCCGCACGTCAATTTCGAGCCGTCCATCCACAACGGCCTTAGCGAAGCCCAGCGGGAGGAGCCGAACAACCCGCCGGAAATCCACGGCCGCCTGACCCGCAGCGTGATCGAGCGCCGCAACGATTACGTTCAGGCGCGGGGCCGCTACTGCACCATGATGGACTGGGAGCGCGACGATCTGGTCCTGAACATGGGCACGCTGCTCGGCCAGTGCGAACGCGACGTCCAGGAGCGGATGCTCTGGCACTTCTTCCTGATCCATGACGACTACGGCAGCCGGGTGGCCGGCATGCTGGGCATGACCGCCGCCGACGTCGCCGGCTTGGCCCCCCTGCCCAAGCAGGTGCTGACCGACGAGGACCAGAAGCGGTTGAAGGCGCTGGGCAGGAATGGCGACACGATCGACCCGAAGGCCTGGGGCCAGTGGACCGGCTCCGTGAAGGTCCACCGCGCCACGGCGGATGAGGTGGTGAAGGGCATGCCGTCCGGCGTGCAAGGCGGCATGACCAGTCAGGCTGCCGACTAA
- the groL gene encoding chaperonin GroEL (60 kDa chaperone family; promotes refolding of misfolded polypeptides especially under stressful conditions; forms two stacked rings of heptamers to form a barrel-shaped 14mer; ends can be capped by GroES; misfolded proteins enter the barrel where they are refolded when GroES binds), with protein sequence MAAKEVKFSAAAREKMLRGVDILADAVKVTLGPKGRNVVIEKSFGAPRITKDGVSVAKEIELSDKFENMGAQMVREVASKTNDLAGDGTTTATVLAQAIVREGVKSVAAGMNPMDLKRGIDLAVETVVNDIRGRAKKVTTNDEIAQVGTISANGEGEIGKMIAQAMEKVGNEGVITVEEAKSLETELDVVEGMQFDRGYLSPYFITNADKMIADLESPFILLHEKKLSGLQALLPVLEAVVQSSRPLLIIAEDVEGEALATLVVNKLRGGLKVAAVKAPGFGDRRKAMLEDMAILTGGQVISEDLGIKLENVTIDMLGTAKKVVISKENTTIVDGAGSAEDIQARIGQIKAQIEETTSDYDREKLQERLAKLAGGVAVIRVGGATEVEVKERKDRVDDAMHATRAAVEEGVVAGGGTALLYATKALDALKPINDEQRVGIEIIRRALQAPVRQIAYNAGTDGSIVVGKLLDQNDANFGYDAQKGEFTDLVAAGIIDPVKVVRTALQDAASIAGLLITTEAMIAEKPEKKAAPAGMPGGMDDMGGMGF encoded by the coding sequence ATGGCTGCCAAGGAAGTTAAGTTCTCCGCCGCCGCGCGCGAGAAGATGCTGCGCGGTGTGGACATCCTCGCCGACGCCGTGAAGGTGACGCTGGGTCCGAAGGGCCGCAACGTCGTGATCGAGAAGTCCTTCGGCGCTCCGCGCATCACCAAGGACGGCGTCTCGGTCGCCAAGGAAATCGAGCTGTCGGACAAGTTCGAGAACATGGGCGCCCAGATGGTGCGTGAGGTCGCGTCGAAGACGAACGACCTGGCCGGCGACGGCACCACCACGGCGACCGTTCTGGCCCAGGCCATCGTCCGCGAGGGCGTGAAGTCGGTCGCCGCCGGCATGAACCCGATGGACCTGAAGCGCGGCATCGACCTCGCCGTCGAGACCGTCGTGAACGACATCCGCGGCCGTGCCAAGAAGGTCACGACCAACGACGAGATCGCCCAGGTCGGCACCATCTCCGCCAACGGCGAAGGCGAGATTGGCAAGATGATCGCCCAGGCCATGGAGAAGGTCGGCAACGAGGGCGTCATCACGGTGGAGGAGGCCAAGAGCCTCGAGACCGAGCTGGACGTCGTCGAGGGCATGCAGTTCGACCGCGGCTACCTGTCGCCGTACTTCATCACCAACGCCGATAAGATGATCGCGGACCTCGAGAGCCCGTTCATCCTGCTCCACGAGAAGAAGCTGTCGGGTCTGCAGGCCCTGCTGCCGGTCCTCGAGGCCGTCGTGCAGTCCTCGCGTCCGCTGCTGATCATCGCCGAGGACGTCGAGGGCGAGGCCCTGGCGACCCTGGTCGTGAACAAGCTGCGTGGCGGCCTGAAGGTCGCCGCCGTCAAAGCCCCGGGCTTCGGTGACCGCCGCAAGGCGATGCTGGAGGACATGGCCATCCTGACCGGCGGCCAGGTCATCTCCGAGGATCTCGGCATCAAGCTCGAGAACGTCACCATCGACATGCTGGGCACCGCCAAGAAGGTTGTGATCTCCAAGGAGAACACCACCATCGTCGACGGCGCCGGCTCGGCCGAGGACATCCAGGCCCGCATCGGCCAGATCAAGGCGCAGATCGAGGAGACCACCTCGGACTACGACCGCGAGAAGCTGCAGGAGCGTCTGGCGAAGCTGGCTGGCGGCGTTGCCGTCATCCGCGTCGGCGGCGCCACCGAGGTCGAGGTGAAGGAGCGCAAGGACCGCGTTGACGACGCCATGCACGCCACCCGCGCCGCGGTGGAAGAGGGTGTCGTCGCCGGCGGCGGTACCGCCCTGCTGTACGCCACCAAGGCCCTGGACGCCCTGAAGCCGATCAACGACGAGCAGCGCGTCGGCATCGAGATCATCCGCCGCGCCCTGCAGGCCCCGGTCCGTCAGATCGCCTACAACGCGGGCACCGACGGTTCGATCGTGGTCGGCAAGCTGCTGGACCAGAACGACGCCAACTTCGGCTACGACGCCCAGAAGGGTGAGTTCACCGATCTGGTCGCCGCCGGCATCATCGACCCGGTGAAGGTGGTTCGCACCGCCCTGCAGGACGCGGCCTCGATCGCCGGCCTGCTGATCACCACCGAGGCGATGATCGCCGAGAAGCCGGAGAAGAAGGCTGCTCCGGCCGGTATGCCGGGTGGCATGGACGACATGGGCGGCATGGGCTTCTGA
- the groES gene encoding co-chaperone GroES, giving the protein MKFRPLHDRVVVKRLESDTKTKGGIIIPDTAKEKPQEGQVIAVGPGARDESGKVVALDVKAGDRILFGKWSGTEVKIEGEDFLIMKESDIMGVVEA; this is encoded by the coding sequence ATGAAGTTCCGTCCGCTGCACGACCGCGTCGTCGTCAAGCGTCTGGAGTCCGACACCAAGACCAAGGGCGGGATCATCATCCCCGACACCGCGAAGGAAAAGCCCCAGGAGGGCCAGGTCATCGCGGTGGGTCCGGGCGCCCGTGACGAGAGCGGCAAGGTCGTTGCGCTCGACGTGAAGGCCGGCGACCGCATCCTGTTCGGCAAGTGGTCGGGCACCGAGGTGAAGATCGAGGGCGAGGATTTCCTCATCATGAAGGAATCCGACATCATGGGCGTCGTCGAGGCCTGA
- a CDS encoding cytochrome-c peroxidase, giving the protein MSMRAAVSFAAMLAASVATFGVPAFAADEPISPIESAKVTNPGLVELGKKLYFDPRLSKSGFISCNSCHNLSMGGTDNLKTSIGHNWQQGPINSPTVLNSSLNVAQFWDGRALTLQEQAGGPIANPGEMGSTHALAVEVLRSIPEYQKEFAEVFGETTITIEEVTKAIAAFEETLVTPNSRFDQWLKGDKKALTTVELEGYELFKDSGCTACHNGSAVGGNTFQKMGVVEPYKTNNPAEGRIAVTKEEADRFNFKVPTLRNVALTYPYFHDGEAATLSDAVDVMGRIQLGKKFSPDENGKIVAFLKTLTGDQPSFALPILPPSTDKTPKPHPFD; this is encoded by the coding sequence ATGTCCATGCGTGCTGCCGTGTCGTTCGCGGCCATGCTGGCGGCCTCCGTCGCCACCTTCGGCGTGCCCGCGTTCGCCGCCGACGAACCGATTTCGCCGATCGAGTCGGCGAAGGTCACCAATCCCGGATTGGTTGAACTCGGCAAGAAGCTGTACTTCGATCCCCGGCTGTCCAAGTCCGGCTTCATCTCCTGCAACTCGTGCCACAACCTGTCCATGGGCGGCACCGACAACCTGAAGACCTCCATCGGCCACAACTGGCAGCAGGGTCCGATCAACTCGCCGACCGTGCTGAACTCCAGCCTGAACGTGGCGCAGTTCTGGGACGGCCGCGCGCTGACCCTGCAGGAGCAGGCCGGCGGCCCGATTGCCAACCCCGGCGAGATGGGCTCCACCCACGCCCTGGCGGTCGAGGTGCTGCGCTCCATCCCCGAATACCAGAAGGAATTCGCCGAGGTCTTCGGCGAGACGACGATCACCATCGAGGAGGTGACCAAGGCCATCGCCGCCTTCGAGGAGACGCTGGTCACGCCGAACTCCCGCTTCGACCAGTGGCTGAAGGGCGACAAGAAGGCCCTGACCACCGTCGAGCTGGAAGGCTACGAGCTGTTCAAGGACTCGGGCTGCACCGCTTGCCACAACGGCTCGGCCGTCGGTGGCAACACCTTCCAGAAGATGGGCGTCGTCGAGCCCTACAAGACCAACAACCCCGCCGAGGGCCGCATCGCGGTGACCAAGGAGGAGGCCGACCGCTTCAACTTCAAGGTTCCGACGCTGCGCAACGTCGCGCTGACCTACCCCTACTTCCATGACGGCGAGGCCGCGACGCTGTCCGACGCGGTGGACGTCATGGGCCGCATCCAGTTGGGCAAGAAGTTCTCGCCGGACGAGAACGGCAAGATCGTCGCCTTCCTGAAGACGCTGACCGGTGACCAGCCGAGCTTTGCTCTGCCGATCCTGCCGCCGTCCACGGACAAGACGCCGAAGCCGCATCCCTTCGACTGA